In Prevotella sp. oral taxon 475, one DNA window encodes the following:
- a CDS encoding riboflavin synthase codes for MFSGIVEEMAILVTTKKTDENIDFTLRCSFTSELQIDQSVAHNGVCLTVVEIQGDTYTVTAMKETLLKSNLGRLNIGDKVNVERSMRMNGRLDGHIVQGHVDTTARCVGVEDAEGSTYYTFEYAFDPEMARRGYFTVDKGSVTVNGVSLTVCEPQENSFKVAIIPYTKTNTNFCDMQMDSVVNLEFDIIGKYIARLQSLSF; via the coding sequence ATGTTTTCCGGAATTGTAGAAGAAATGGCCATATTGGTGACCACCAAAAAGACAGACGAGAATATCGATTTTACATTACGCTGTTCGTTCACCTCCGAACTGCAAATCGACCAAAGCGTAGCCCACAACGGTGTTTGCCTCACCGTCGTAGAGATTCAAGGCGACACCTACACCGTCACGGCGATGAAAGAAACGCTACTCAAATCGAATCTTGGGCGTCTGAACATTGGCGACAAAGTGAACGTGGAACGATCCATGCGTATGAACGGTAGACTGGACGGACACATCGTGCAGGGACACGTCGATACCACAGCTCGATGCGTGGGCGTGGAAGATGCAGAAGGGTCTACCTATTACACCTTCGAATATGCCTTCGACCCGGAAATGGCCCGACGCGGATATTTCACGGTAGACAAAGGCTCGGTGACAGTAAACGGCGTGTCGCTCACCGTTTGCGAACCGCAGGAAAACAGCTTCAAGGTGGCCATCATTCCCTACACCAAGACCAACACCAACTTCTGCGATATGCAGATGGACAGCGTAGTGAACTTAGAGTTCGACATTATCGGGAAATACATTGCCCGTTTGCAATCTCTTAGCTTTTGA